A genome region from Clostridium pasteurianum includes the following:
- the udp gene encoding uridine phosphorylase produces the protein MIYSQGSGKEYHINVGEGEVGKYVILPGDPKRCAKIAEHFDNPKFVADNREFVTYTGYLDGVKVSVTSTGIGGPSAAIALEELVNCGANTFIRVGTCGGMDIDVKGGDVVVATGAIRAEGTSKEYAPIEFPAVANFDVVNSLVEACKSLNKAYHVGIVQCKDSFYGQHSPETKPVGYELLNKWDAWLKCGTLASEMESAALFVVGSYLKVRVGSVFLAIANQERQKAGLENIQVHDTETSIEVAIEGIRNLIKADKEKMTK, from the coding sequence ATGATTTATTCACAAGGTTCAGGAAAAGAGTACCATATTAATGTGGGAGAAGGTGAAGTGGGAAAATATGTTATATTGCCAGGGGATCCAAAAAGATGTGCTAAGATAGCTGAGCACTTTGATAATCCTAAATTTGTAGCAGATAATAGAGAATTTGTTACCTATACTGGGTACTTAGATGGTGTTAAAGTAAGCGTTACGTCAACGGGTATAGGCGGTCCATCTGCGGCTATAGCATTGGAAGAATTAGTTAATTGCGGAGCTAATACTTTTATAAGAGTTGGCACATGTGGTGGAATGGATATAGATGTTAAGGGCGGAGATGTGGTTGTGGCTACAGGAGCTATTAGAGCTGAAGGCACAAGCAAAGAATATGCTCCAATTGAGTTTCCTGCTGTGGCAAATTTCGATGTGGTAAATTCATTAGTAGAAGCGTGTAAATCTTTAAATAAGGCTTATCACGTTGGAATTGTTCAATGTAAGGATTCATTTTATGGTCAGCATTCTCCAGAAACTAAACCAGTTGGTTATGAATTACTTAATAAGTGGGATGCTTGGTTAAAATGTGGAACATTAGCTTCTGAAATGGAATCAGCTGCATTGTTTGTTGTTGGAAGTTATTTAAAAGTAAGAGTTGGATCAGTATTTTTAGCAATTGCTAACCAGGAACGCCAAAAAGCTGGATTAGAAAATATACAGGTTCACGATACGGAAACATCAATAGAAGTTGCAATTGAGGGAATTAGAAATTTGATAAAAGCTGATAAGGAAAAAATGACTAAATAG
- a CDS encoding ABC transporter ATP-binding protein: MEISEQYAVQMHDITKTFGTFCALDNINLNVKKGTIHALLGENGAGKSTLMNILYGLYKADKGEVYLNGKKVNIKNPSVAIEHGIGMVHQHFMLVDNFTVTENIVLGSEVTSKFGITDMKKARQEILNIVKKYGLEVDPDAKIEDISVGMQQRVEILKALYRGADLLILDEPTAVLTPQEIQDLIKIMRNLIAAGKTIIIITHKLKEIKESSDVCTIIRRGEYVDTVKVSEVSQENLATMMVGHKVNLVVNKTHANPKETIFEINNLVVKDERKLDAIKNLSLKVRKGEIFGIAGVDGNGQKELVEAITCLTKCESGTIKIGGEEIQNTTPENVIKHKISTIHEDRQKRGLVLDFTVAENMVIEKHNSEPYCKKGFLNRYKIVEHTKKLIKEYDVRPDNCELSQVRGLSGGNQQKVIIAREIANDPDLLIAVQPTRGMDVGAIEYVHKTLINERDKGKAVLLISLELDEVMNVSDTIAVIYNGTIVKTFKQGEVDENTIGLLMAGGKHNENSSKNA; the protein is encoded by the coding sequence ATGGAAATCAGCGAACAATATGCAGTTCAAATGCATGATATTACAAAAACATTTGGTACATTCTGCGCTTTAGATAATATCAATCTTAACGTTAAAAAAGGTACAATTCATGCACTACTTGGCGAAAATGGTGCGGGAAAGAGTACACTTATGAATATACTTTATGGATTGTATAAAGCTGATAAAGGTGAAGTTTATCTTAATGGAAAAAAGGTAAATATAAAGAATCCAAGTGTAGCAATTGAACATGGTATTGGAATGGTTCATCAGCATTTTATGTTAGTTGATAATTTTACGGTAACAGAAAATATTGTTTTAGGTAGCGAAGTAACTAGTAAATTTGGCATAACAGATATGAAAAAAGCACGTCAAGAAATACTTAATATTGTTAAAAAGTATGGCCTTGAAGTAGATCCTGATGCAAAGATTGAGGATATTTCTGTTGGTATGCAGCAGCGTGTTGAAATATTAAAAGCTCTATATCGTGGAGCTGATTTATTAATTTTAGATGAACCAACAGCAGTATTAACACCGCAAGAAATACAGGATTTAATAAAAATTATGCGTAACCTTATAGCAGCAGGGAAAACTATTATAATAATTACACATAAATTAAAGGAAATAAAGGAATCATCTGATGTTTGTACTATTATTCGTAGGGGTGAATATGTAGATACAGTTAAAGTAAGTGAGGTTAGCCAAGAAAATCTTGCTACTATGATGGTAGGTCATAAAGTTAACTTGGTTGTTAATAAAACTCACGCAAATCCAAAGGAAACTATATTTGAAATTAATAATTTAGTAGTCAAGGATGAGAGAAAACTGGATGCTATTAAAAATTTGTCTCTTAAAGTACGTAAGGGAGAGATTTTTGGTATTGCCGGTGTTGATGGTAATGGACAAAAAGAATTAGTTGAAGCAATTACATGTCTTACAAAATGTGAAAGTGGTACGATTAAGATAGGTGGAGAAGAAATACAAAATACAACACCTGAAAATGTAATTAAGCATAAGATTTCAACAATACATGAAGATAGACAAAAACGTGGACTTGTATTAGATTTTACTGTTGCTGAAAATATGGTTATTGAAAAACATAATAGTGAACCATATTGTAAAAAAGGATTTTTAAATAGATATAAAATTGTGGAACATACTAAAAAGCTTATAAAAGAATATGATGTTAGACCTGATAACTGTGAATTATCTCAAGTTAGAGGTTTGTCAGGAGGAAATCAGCAAAAAGTTATAATAGCAAGAGAGATAGCTAATGACCCTGATTTACTTATTGCTGTACAGCCAACCCGTGGTATGGATGTAGGAGCAATTGAATATGTACATAAGACTTTAATTAATGAAAGAGATAAAGGAAAGGCAGTTCTTTTAATTTCTTTGGAGCTTGATGAAGTTATGAATGTTTCAGATACTATAGCTGTAATTTATAATGGAACTATTGTAAAAACTTTTAAGCAGGGTGAAGTAGATGAAAATACAATAGGTTTACTAATGGCAGGAGGTAAGCATAATGAAAACAGTAGTAAAAATGCTTAA
- a CDS encoding bifunctional diguanylate cyclase/phosphodiesterase, with translation MKSLRLKILAIIIPILIIALVTLGSMNYMQAKKLIQEDNKSELIKTAEDESNSVKLWFDVYRQQITTYARSPIIVSGTHEEIMDYLRKEIKNNPLYANILCSDTKGNAYSALGISVNIANRDYFEQALKGKTVISDPIISLYTGKRVVEIAAPIIKDGNIKGVIAASITVDDIVKHILSIRIEKTGYAFLVRKDGLVVIHPDKKVANTLNIFTSKNIDTSLKTFGRNMLKSTSGSGKFISNGVSQYAAYSRVPKTDWYLVIQVPKQEINVKLIGFAKILLATILIVMLIVIEAIILMASHITKPIELLEVEANRISLGEYTVNSVNINLKDEIGRLSRTFEKMVGNLKNNYEELMNTYEALEISNQEIIASDEELKEYNAELHKSKEALRISEERFRLATEGSNIDIWDSDMDSNMVSFYRAPDSTGVYNPIDEISKIHSRIHPDDREYVRKLFKDSITKKSPYVECEFREKDKYGEYRWVLCKGKISWNDDGKTIRISGSNMDITERKKIEEKINYMAHYDALTGLSNRTLLYDSFSAALYEANTNNKRLALLYIDLDNFKNVNDLLGHNYGNELLKNVSEKLLACVSKVDIVSRLGGDEFAILLPFIKDNNEINKVLNKIMDMFKVPFVLNGQEFYISSSIGVAIYPKDGQDITTIMKNSDTAMYSAKNSGKNKYAFFNTSMNDKVISRLKLENSIRRALEKSEFVVYYQPQMNLKTETISGVEALIRWESPSKGIISPIDFIPIAEETGLIVPIGEFVLKTACKQIRKWNDLGYKNLNMAVNFSARQFKQNDLVNSINNIISEEGVDPKHLEFEITETMVMEDIDNTVEILKAIKKSGIKISLDDFGIGYSSLNYLKELPIDVLKMDKEFVLDICENKKQAEIARTIISLAHNLDIEVVAEGVENVKILDLLKEYGCDKAQGYLFSKPVKPESIEKMFSSSSLKR, from the coding sequence ATGAAAAGCTTAAGGTTAAAAATTTTAGCTATTATAATTCCTATTCTTATTATTGCACTTGTTACACTTGGCAGTATGAACTATATGCAAGCAAAAAAACTAATACAGGAAGATAATAAATCTGAATTAATTAAAACTGCTGAAGATGAAAGCAATTCCGTAAAATTGTGGTTTGATGTTTACAGGCAGCAAATAACAACTTATGCTAGATCGCCAATAATAGTTTCTGGTACTCATGAAGAAATAATGGATTATCTTCGTAAGGAAATTAAAAACAATCCTCTTTATGCCAATATACTTTGTTCAGATACAAAAGGTAATGCGTATAGTGCTCTTGGTATAAGTGTAAATATTGCAAATCGTGATTATTTTGAGCAAGCTTTAAAGGGAAAAACCGTTATATCTGATCCTATTATATCTTTATATACAGGCAAACGTGTAGTAGAAATTGCGGCACCTATTATAAAGGATGGAAATATTAAGGGTGTAATTGCTGCTTCTATTACTGTTGATGATATAGTTAAGCACATATTATCAATAAGAATCGAGAAAACTGGTTATGCATTTTTAGTAAGAAAAGATGGATTAGTAGTTATTCATCCTGATAAGAAGGTAGCAAATACATTAAATATATTTACAAGTAAAAATATTGATACTTCATTAAAGACTTTTGGAAGAAATATGTTAAAAAGTACATCAGGATCTGGAAAGTTTATATCAAATGGTGTTTCTCAGTATGCAGCTTATTCTAGAGTTCCTAAAACTGATTGGTATTTAGTAATTCAGGTTCCTAAGCAAGAAATAAATGTGAAACTAATTGGGTTTGCTAAGATTTTGTTAGCCACTATATTAATAGTGATGCTTATTGTAATTGAGGCTATTATATTAATGGCATCACATATTACTAAACCAATAGAACTTTTAGAAGTAGAAGCAAATCGTATTTCATTAGGAGAATATACTGTGAATTCCGTAAATATTAATTTAAAAGATGAGATTGGCCGATTATCAAGAACTTTCGAAAAGATGGTAGGAAACCTTAAAAACAATTATGAAGAGTTAATGAATACTTATGAAGCGTTAGAAATATCAAATCAAGAAATTATTGCATCTGATGAGGAGCTTAAAGAGTATAATGCCGAGCTTCATAAAAGTAAGGAAGCTTTACGCATAAGTGAGGAACGCTTTAGGTTAGCTACAGAAGGTTCTAATATTGATATTTGGGATAGTGATATGGATAGTAATATGGTTTCTTTTTATAGAGCGCCCGATAGTACAGGAGTTTACAATCCAATAGATGAAATTAGTAAAATTCATAGTAGGATTCATCCTGATGATAGAGAATATGTTAGAAAACTATTTAAAGATAGTATTACTAAAAAATCTCCATATGTTGAATGTGAATTTCGCGAAAAGGATAAATATGGAGAGTACCGATGGGTTTTATGTAAGGGTAAAATCAGTTGGAATGATGATGGAAAAACTATTCGGATATCTGGTTCTAACATGGACATTACAGAGAGGAAAAAAATTGAGGAAAAAATAAATTATATGGCACACTATGATGCTTTAACTGGTTTGTCAAATAGAACTTTATTATACGATAGTTTTTCAGCAGCACTTTATGAAGCAAATACTAATAATAAAAGGTTGGCACTATTATATATTGATCTTGATAATTTTAAAAATGTTAATGATTTGTTAGGTCATAATTATGGTAATGAATTGCTAAAGAATGTGAGTGAAAAACTCCTTGCGTGTGTTAGTAAAGTAGATATTGTTTCTCGTCTTGGTGGTGATGAATTTGCAATATTGCTACCCTTTATAAAAGATAATAATGAAATAAATAAAGTTTTAAATAAAATAATGGATATGTTTAAAGTTCCATTTGTTTTAAATGGACAGGAGTTTTATATTTCATCTAGTATTGGGGTAGCAATTTATCCTAAAGATGGACAAGATATAACTACAATAATGAAAAATTCGGATACTGCTATGTACAGTGCAAAGAATTCTGGTAAAAATAAATATGCATTTTTTAATACATCAATGAATGATAAAGTAATTTCAAGGCTTAAGCTTGAGAATAGTATAAGACGGGCATTAGAAAAAAGTGAGTTTGTAGTGTATTATCAACCACAAATGAATTTAAAAACAGAAACCATATCTGGAGTTGAAGCCTTGATACGATGGGAAAGTCCTTCAAAGGGTATTATATCTCCAATAGACTTTATACCAATTGCTGAAGAAACCGGACTAATTGTTCCAATAGGTGAATTTGTATTAAAAACTGCTTGTAAGCAAATACGAAAATGGAATGACTTAGGCTATAAAAATTTAAACATGGCTGTAAATTTTTCAGCAAGACAATTTAAGCAAAACGATCTTGTAAATAGTATTAATAATATAATTTCAGAAGAGGGTGTTGACCCTAAACATTTAGAATTTGAAATAACTGAAACTATGGTTATGGAGGATATAGACAATACAGTAGAAATTCTAAAAGCTATAAAGAAAAGTGGTATTAAAATATCCTTAGATGATTTTGGTATAGGTTATTCATCATTAAATTATCTAAAGGAACTTCCAATTGATGTTTTGAAAATGGATAAGGAATTTGTTTTAGATATATGTGAAAATAAAAAACAAGCTGAAATTGCAAGGACTATAATTTCATTAGCACACAATCTTGATATTGAAGTGGTTGCTGAGGGAGTAGAAAATGTAAAAATATTAGATTTACTTAAAGAGTATGGCTGCGACAAGGCACAGGGCTATCTTTTTAGTAAACCTGTAAAACCTGAATCTATAGAAAAGATGTTCAGTAGCAGTAGTTTAAAACGTTAA
- a CDS encoding BMP family lipoprotein, which yields MKKVIALVMSATLIMGSLVGCGSSQSTTDKKDTAKNYKAAMVTDTGGISDQSFNQSSWEGLQQFSKSTGAKVSYLESKQESDYVTNLDKLVDSNNKLIWGVGFAMSDAVLNAAKTNKDVNYAIIDNSYGDKTPSNVTGVTFRAQESSFIVGYIAGKTTKTNKVGFVGGIKSPVIDQFQFGYQAGVDYASKELGKPITVDVQYAESFSDASKGKAIAQKMFSSGDDIVFHAAGGTGVGVIDAAKEANKYVIGVDRDQSYLAPNNVLTSSLKLVNVAVAKVSKDAMDGKKIGGKTYTYGLKDGAVGIPTKNKNLSPEVYDAAMKLENKIKDGSIVVPYDQKSYDKYNKK from the coding sequence ATGAAAAAAGTTATTGCTTTAGTAATGTCAGCCACTCTTATAATGGGCTCATTAGTAGGATGTGGAAGTAGTCAAAGTACTACTGATAAGAAGGACACAGCTAAAAACTACAAAGCTGCAATGGTAACAGATACAGGTGGTATAAGTGATCAGTCTTTTAATCAATCTTCATGGGAAGGCTTACAACAATTTTCTAAGAGTACAGGAGCAAAAGTTAGTTATTTGGAATCAAAACAAGAATCAGATTATGTTACTAACCTAGATAAACTTGTTGATAGTAATAACAAATTAATTTGGGGCGTTGGATTTGCAATGTCAGATGCAGTGTTAAATGCTGCAAAAACTAATAAAGATGTTAACTATGCTATAATAGATAATTCTTATGGAGATAAGACACCAAGCAATGTAACAGGTGTTACTTTTAGAGCACAAGAATCATCATTTATAGTAGGATACATAGCTGGAAAGACAACTAAAACTAATAAAGTTGGATTTGTTGGTGGTATAAAAAGCCCAGTAATTGATCAATTCCAGTTTGGATATCAAGCAGGTGTAGATTATGCATCAAAAGAATTAGGAAAACCTATCACTGTAGATGTTCAATATGCTGAAAGTTTCTCAGATGCTTCAAAGGGAAAAGCAATTGCTCAAAAGATGTTCTCTTCTGGAGATGACATTGTTTTCCACGCAGCTGGTGGTACAGGTGTAGGAGTAATTGATGCAGCTAAAGAAGCTAATAAGTATGTAATTGGTGTTGATCGTGACCAATCATATCTTGCTCCTAACAATGTTTTAACTTCATCTTTAAAATTAGTAAATGTTGCTGTTGCTAAAGTTTCTAAGGATGCTATGGATGGTAAGAAAATCGGAGGAAAAACTTATACTTATGGATTGAAAGATGGAGCTGTTGGAATTCCAACTAAAAACAAAAACTTAAGTCCAGAAGTATATGATGCAGCTATGAAATTAGAAAATAAAATTAAAGATGGTTCAATAGTTGTTCCATATGACCAAAAGAGTTATGACAAGTATAACAAAAAATAA
- a CDS encoding phosphopentomutase gives MNKYNRIFTIVIDSLGIGEMSDSKEYGDVGVDTLGHIAESVESFNIPNLQKLGLANLHSIKHVNAVKKPLAHFMKMKEASLGKDTMTGHWEMMGLKINTPFKTFTDTGFPDELLEELKKRTGHNIVGNKSASGTVILDELGEHQMKTGDMIVYTSADSVLQICGHEETFGLEELYRCCEIARELTLKDEWKVGRVIARPYVGPRKGEFKRTSNRHDYALKPYGKTVLNVLEDNGLDVISVGKIRDIFDGEGITEAHRSKSSVHGMEQTLELMDKDFKGLCFVNLVDFDALWGHRRNPIGYAEELEKFDVNLGNVLKKLKKDDLLIVTADHGNDPTYKGTDHTREFAPFLAYSPSMIEDGLMETSNSFAAIGATIADNFEIKMPENTIGESVLEKLL, from the coding sequence ATGAATAAGTATAACAGAATTTTTACAATAGTAATAGATTCACTCGGTATTGGAGAAATGAGTGATTCAAAAGAATATGGAGACGTTGGTGTTGATACGCTAGGTCATATAGCAGAATCTGTAGAAAGTTTTAATATTCCTAATCTACAAAAATTAGGACTTGCTAATTTACATTCTATAAAACATGTAAATGCAGTTAAAAAACCATTGGCTCATTTTATGAAAATGAAAGAAGCAAGTTTAGGCAAAGATACAATGACAGGACATTGGGAAATGATGGGCCTAAAGATTAATACTCCTTTTAAAACATTTACAGATACGGGGTTTCCGGATGAACTTTTAGAGGAACTTAAAAAAAGAACCGGTCACAATATTGTGGGAAATAAAAGTGCTAGTGGTACAGTAATATTAGACGAACTTGGTGAACATCAAATGAAAACAGGAGATATGATTGTTTATACATCAGCAGATTCTGTATTGCAAATTTGTGGTCATGAAGAAACCTTTGGACTAGAAGAACTCTATAGATGTTGTGAGATTGCAAGAGAACTAACTCTTAAAGATGAATGGAAGGTTGGAAGGGTTATAGCTAGACCATATGTTGGACCAAGAAAAGGTGAATTTAAACGCACAAGTAATAGACATGATTATGCTTTAAAGCCATATGGAAAAACTGTGTTAAATGTATTGGAAGATAATGGTTTAGATGTAATATCTGTCGGTAAAATAAGAGATATTTTTGATGGTGAAGGTATAACAGAGGCACATAGATCAAAAAGTTCTGTTCATGGTATGGAGCAAACATTAGAGTTGATGGATAAAGATTTTAAAGGATTGTGTTTTGTAAATTTGGTTGATTTTGATGCACTCTGGGGACATAGAAGAAATCCAATTGGTTATGCTGAGGAACTAGAAAAATTTGATGTTAATCTGGGTAATGTATTAAAAAAATTAAAAAAAGATGATTTATTAATAGTTACAGCAGATCATGGAAATGATCCTACGTATAAAGGAACTGATCATACGAGAGAATTTGCCCCATTCTTGGCATATTCGCCATCTATGATTGAAGATGGATTAATGGAAACAAGTAATAGTTTTGCAGCTATAGGAGCCACTATAGCGGATAATTTTGAAATAAAAATGCCTGAAAATACAATTGGTGAATCAGTGTTAGAAAAACTTCTCTAA
- the deoC gene encoding deoxyribose-phosphate aldolase — translation MNIAKYIDHTILKPQATIDEVKKVCKEAKEYKFASVCVNGCHAKLVSNELAGTDVKTCVVIGFPLGAATKEAKEFEAADAIKNGADEVDMVINIGALKDKNYSLVKEDIEGVVNAAKGKALVKVIIETCLLTDEEKIKACEITKEAKANFVKTSTGFSTGGAKKEDVSLMRKTVGEDLGVKASGGIRDYKTAMDMINAGASRIGASSGIAIVREGNNIK, via the coding sequence ATGAATATAGCAAAATATATAGATCATACAATTTTAAAACCTCAAGCTACTATAGATGAGGTAAAGAAAGTTTGCAAGGAAGCTAAAGAATACAAATTTGCATCTGTTTGTGTAAATGGATGTCATGCGAAGCTGGTAAGTAATGAGCTTGCTGGAACCGATGTTAAAACTTGTGTAGTAATTGGATTTCCACTAGGCGCAGCGACTAAAGAAGCTAAGGAATTTGAAGCTGCTGATGCTATAAAAAATGGTGCAGATGAAGTGGATATGGTTATAAATATTGGAGCATTAAAAGATAAAAACTATTCTTTAGTTAAAGAAGATATAGAGGGCGTAGTTAATGCAGCTAAGGGAAAGGCTTTAGTCAAAGTAATTATAGAAACATGTTTATTAACTGATGAAGAAAAAATAAAGGCATGTGAAATAACTAAAGAAGCTAAAGCTAATTTTGTTAAAACATCAACAGGTTTTTCTACTGGTGGAGCTAAAAAAGAGGATGTAAGTCTTATGAGAAAAACTGTAGGTGAAGATTTAGGTGTAAAAGCTTCAGGTGGAATCAGAGACTATAAAACTGCTATGGATATGATTAATGCTGGAGCAAGTAGAATAGGAGCTAGCAGTGGTATTGCTATTGTTAGAGAAGGTAATAATATAAAATAG
- a CDS encoding ABC transporter permease, which produces MKTVVKMLKKPFTSTVIAIFLGFIVAAIVLSIAKYNPASAFSALFQGVFSKPKYISNTIIKSTPIILTGLSVAFAFKTGLFNIGAEGQYIIGTIAATMVGIKLNLPAFLEIPILIFVGLAAGGVYGGIVGFLKAKFEIHEVITSIMLNWIALYLCNFVVGLKGFHQPSSTSTYPINKSGFTTILGSWKNTDAGIAALSKNKFISDVVLKTDLNIGIIVAIIMAVAIWFLLYKTSKGYELRAVGFNKYAAEFAGIDVNKNIIQSMVISGALSGLAGALIITGIQPHCISTLAAFENNGFNGLSVALIAGSSPVGCIFAGLLFGGLIYGGGAIQSTIGAPSEIIDIMIGTIVFFVALTKIVPVLADKLLKRGEIDVK; this is translated from the coding sequence ATGAAAACAGTAGTAAAAATGCTTAAAAAACCATTTACATCAACAGTAATTGCTATATTTTTGGGCTTCATTGTTGCAGCAATAGTACTTAGTATTGCAAAGTATAATCCGGCTAGTGCATTTAGTGCACTTTTTCAGGGTGTCTTTTCAAAACCTAAATACATATCGAATACTATTATAAAATCTACACCAATTATATTAACCGGATTAAGTGTAGCATTTGCTTTTAAAACAGGACTATTTAATATAGGAGCTGAGGGACAATATATTATAGGAACAATTGCAGCTACAATGGTTGGTATTAAATTGAACCTGCCAGCATTTTTAGAAATTCCTATTTTAATTTTTGTAGGCTTAGCAGCAGGAGGAGTGTATGGAGGAATTGTAGGATTTTTGAAGGCTAAATTTGAAATACATGAAGTTATAACGAGTATAATGTTAAACTGGATTGCTTTGTATTTATGTAATTTTGTAGTTGGGTTAAAGGGATTTCATCAGCCTAGTTCAACAAGTACTTATCCAATAAACAAATCTGGTTTTACAACAATACTTGGAAGTTGGAAAAATACTGATGCAGGAATAGCTGCATTATCAAAAAATAAGTTCATTTCTGACGTTGTACTTAAAACTGATCTTAATATTGGTATTATAGTAGCGATTATAATGGCTGTAGCAATATGGTTTTTGTTATATAAAACATCTAAAGGATATGAACTCCGTGCAGTTGGTTTTAATAAATATGCTGCAGAATTTGCTGGTATAGATGTTAATAAGAATATTATTCAATCAATGGTTATATCAGGAGCACTATCAGGACTTGCGGGAGCATTAATTATCACAGGAATTCAGCCTCACTGTATATCAACTTTAGCTGCTTTTGAGAACAATGGATTTAATGGGTTATCAGTTGCTTTAATAGCAGGTAGTTCACCTGTAGGATGTATCTTTGCAGGATTACTTTTTGGAGGATTGATTTATGGAGGAGGAGCTATACAATCTACAATAGGAGCTCCATCGGAAATTATTGATATTATGATAGGTACTATTGTATTTTTCGTAGCGTTAACTAAAATTGTACCTGTTTTAGCTGATAAACTTTTAAAAAGAGGTGAGATTGATGTTAAGTAG
- a CDS encoding ABC transporter permease has translation MLSSIGLLIGITLMYSAPLIFGALGGVISERSGVVNIGIEGMMVIGAFTGASVGYYSNNPWIGFLAAGIAGGIIALLHAIASVTFNADQTISGIAINLIGPGVAVFLCRLFFKGAAMTPPVKNQLPKIFDGLDSTVVLALALTIILWFVLYKTKWGLHIRAVGENPAAADTMGINVTKTRYICVIVSGILSGFGGAAMTLAIINQFTQTAISGQGFIALAAVIFGKWKPHGAYGACLLFGFSEALTVILGGGHFAVPSEILAMLPYILTIIVLILFVGKSVAPKSDGLPYEKGAR, from the coding sequence ATGTTAAGTAGCATTGGGCTATTGATAGGAATAACTTTAATGTATTCTGCACCATTAATTTTTGGAGCTTTAGGGGGCGTAATTTCAGAGCGCTCTGGGGTTGTAAATATTGGAATTGAGGGTATGATGGTAATAGGAGCTTTTACAGGTGCATCAGTTGGATATTATTCTAATAATCCATGGATTGGTTTTCTTGCAGCAGGTATTGCCGGGGGAATAATTGCGCTTCTTCATGCAATAGCATCTGTAACTTTTAATGCAGATCAAACTATTTCTGGTATTGCTATAAATTTGATTGGACCAGGTGTTGCAGTGTTTTTATGTAGATTATTTTTTAAAGGAGCAGCTATGACACCTCCAGTTAAAAATCAATTGCCTAAGATATTCGATGGTTTAGATAGTACAGTTGTTTTAGCTTTGGCTTTAACAATAATTTTATGGTTTGTTCTTTATAAGACAAAATGGGGGCTACATATACGTGCAGTTGGTGAAAATCCGGCAGCTGCAGATACTATGGGAATTAACGTAACCAAGACCAGATATATTTGTGTAATAGTATCAGGTATTTTATCAGGTTTTGGTGGTGCAGCAATGACACTGGCTATTATTAATCAATTTACGCAAACGGCTATTAGTGGTCAGGGATTTATAGCTTTAGCGGCAGTCATATTTGGAAAGTGGAAGCCACATGGAGCTTATGGAGCTTGTTTGTTATTTGGATTTTCGGAGGCTTTAACAGTTATTTTAGGTGGAGGACATTTTGCTGTTCCATCAGAAATTCTTGCTATGCTTCCGTACATTTTAACAATTATAGTTTTAATTCTTTTTGTTGGAAAATCAGTTGCTCCTAAGTCTGATGGTTTACCATATGAAAAAGGAGCTCGTTAG
- the cdd gene encoding cytidine deaminase has product MEDIAKYKDIIDIAFKTCENAYAPYSKYKVGACVLTKDGKHFIGANVENASYGLTNCAERNAIFQTYSNGYRKNDIEAIAIVSNGKTLATPCGACRQVLVELLEENTPIVLSNHKIEKITNIGELLPMSFTEKDL; this is encoded by the coding sequence ATGGAAGATATAGCTAAGTATAAAGATATAATAGATATAGCTTTTAAAACATGTGAAAATGCATATGCACCTTATTCAAAATATAAGGTTGGAGCTTGTGTTTTGACTAAAGATGGTAAGCATTTTATAGGTGCAAATGTTGAGAATGCATCTTATGGATTAACAAATTGTGCTGAAAGAAATGCAATTTTTCAAACTTATTCAAATGGTTATCGTAAAAATGATATAGAAGCAATAGCTATAGTAAGCAATGGTAAGACTTTGGCAACACCATGCGGAGCTTGTCGTCAAGTTTTAGTAGAATTGTTAGAAGAAAATACTCCAATAGTACTATCTAATCATAAAATAGAGAAGATAACTAATATTGGAGAACTATTGCCAATGTCATTTACTGAAAAAGATTTATAA